A section of the Hevea brasiliensis isolate MT/VB/25A 57/8 chromosome 17, ASM3005281v1, whole genome shotgun sequence genome encodes:
- the LOC110647613 gene encoding receptor protein kinase-like protein ZAR1, with protein sequence MFFLILLVFVLCNSHGLVSSLNNEGFALLSFKQSIYQDPEGSLSNWNSSDETPCSWNGVTCKDYKVVSVSIPKKKLYGFLPSSLGSLSDLRHVNLRNNRFFGSLPAELFHALGLQSLVLYGNALSGSVPNEFGKLKYLQSLDLSQNFFNGSIPTSIVQCKRLRNLDLSQNNFTGSLPDGFGTGLVSLEKLDLSFNKLNGSIPSDIGNLSSLQGTVDFSHNHFTGSIPASLGNLPEKVYIDLTYNNLIGPIPQNGALMNRGPTAFIGNPGLCGPPLKNPCSSNTPGASSPSSIPFLPNNYPSQDLNNNGGKSEKGRGLSKSAVIAIIVSDVIGICLVGLLFSYCYSRVCACSKDKDESGYVFDKEGKGRQECLCFRKDESETLSENVEQYDLVPLDTQVAFDLDELLKASAFVLGKSGIGIVYKVVLEDGLTLAVRRLGEGGSQRFKEFQTEVEAIGKLRHPNIVTLRAYYWSVDEKLLIYDYIPNGSLATALHGKPGMVSFTPLSWSIRLKIIKGVAKGLVYLHEFSPKKYVHGDIKPSNILLGHNMEPHISDFGLGRLANIAGASPTMQSDRVAAEKPQERQQKNAPSSEVATVSSTNLGSYYQAPEALKVIKPTQKWDVYSFGVILLEMITGRYAVVHVGTSEMDLVHWIQYCIEEQKPLADVLDPYLAPDVDKEEEIIAVLKIAMACVHSSPERRPTMRHVSEALS encoded by the exons ATGTTTTTCTTGATTTTGCTGGTTTTTGTTCTTTGCAACTCTCATGGACTAGTGAGTTCTTTGAATAATGAAGGGTTTGCACTTTTGTCGTTCAAGCAATCTATATATCAAGACCCAGAAGGGTCTTTGAGCAACTGGAACTCCTCTGATGAGACCCCTTGTTCATGGAATGGGGTTACGTGCAAGGATTATAAAGTTGTTTCTGTTAGCATTCCAAAAAAGAAACTTTATGGGTTTCTTCCTTCATCTCTTGGTTCTCTCTCTGATCTCAGACATGTAAATTTGAGGAATAATAGGTTCTTTGGTAGCTTACCTGCTGAGCTCTTTCATGCTCTGGGGTTACAGAGTCTGGTCCTTTATGGGAATGCTTTGTCTGGGTCTGTGCCAAATGAGTTTGGCAAGCTTAAGTACCTTCAAAGCTTAGATTTATCACAGAATTTCTTCAATGGGTCAATTCCCACATCAATTGTTCAATGCAAGAGGCTTAGAAACCTTGATCTAAGCCAAAACAATTTCACTGGTTCTTTGCCAGATGGGTTTGGTACAGGTTTGGTTTCTCTTGAAAAACTTGATCTTTCATTCAATAAACTCAATGGTTCAATTCCTAGTGATATAGGAAATTTGTCTAGTTTGCAAGGAACTGTTGATTTTTCGCACAATCATTTCACTGGTTCAATCCCAGCTAGTCTTGGAAACCTTCCTGAGAAGGTTTACATTGATCTAACTTACAACAATTTGATTGGTCCGATACCACAAAATGGTGCGCTAATGAACAGAGGACCAACTGCATTTATAGGAAATCCTGGGCTCTGCGGTCCTCCATTGAAAAACCCTTGTTCTTCCAATACTCCAGGTGCAAGTTCACCTTCATCAATTCCATTTTTGCCTAATAACTATCCTTCTCAAGATTTGAATAATAATGGTGGAAAAAGTGAGAAAGGAAGAGGACTGAGTAAGAGTGCTGTTATTGCAATCATTGTGAGTGATGTAATTGGAATTTGCCTTGTCGGGTTGTTGTTTTCATATTGTTATTCAAGGGTTTGTGCTTGTAGTAAGGATAAGGATGAAAGCGGCTATGTTTTTGACAAGGAAGGGAAGGGTAGGCAGGAATGTTTGTGCTTCAGGAAGGATGAATCTGAGACTCTATCTGAGAATGTGGAGCAGTATGATCTTGTGCCGCTCGATACGCAGGTAGCTTTTGATTTAGATGAGCTGCTTAAGGCTTCGGCTTTTGTTTTGGGAAAGAGTGGAATTGGAATTGTATACAAGGTTGTGCTTGAAGATGGGCTCACATTAGCTGTGAGAAGATTGGGAGAAGGGGGCTCTCAAAGGTTTAAGGAATTCCAGACAGAAGTAGAAGCAATTGGAAAGCTAAGGCACCCTAATATTGTAACACTCAGAGCCTATTACTGGTCTGTTGATGAGAAGTTGCTAATATATGATTATATACCAAATGGAAGCCTTGCAACTGCACTTCATG GGAAGCCTGGAATGGTTTCATTTACACCATTGTCTTGGTCTATTCGATTGAAAATCATCAAGGGGGTTGCAAAAGGCTTGGTTTATCTGCATGAATTCAGCCCTAAAAAGTATGTTCATGGAGATATAAAGCCAAGTAATATACTTCTTGGACATAACATGGAACCACACATTTCTGATTTTGGTCTTGGGCGCCTTGCTAATATTGCTGGAGCGTCCCCAACCATGCAATCTGATAGAGTTGCTGCAGAGAAACCACAAGAAAGGCAACAAAAGAATGCACCTAGCTCAGAAGTTGCTACAGTTTCATCGACAAATTTGGGATCATATTACCAGGCCCCTGAAGCACTTAAAGTGATAAAACCAACACAAAAATGGGATGTGTACTCTTTCGGGGTGATCTTACTAGAAATGATCACAGGAAGATACGCAGTGGTCCATGTGGGTACCTCAGAAATGGATCTTGTTCACTGGATTCAGTATTGCATTGAAGAGCAAAAACCACTTGCAGATGTTTTAGATCCATATTTAGCTCCAGATGTGGACAAGGAAGAGGAAATTATCGCAGTTTTAAAGATAGCAATGGCTTGTGTTCACAGCAGCCCTGAAAGGAGACCTACAATGAGGCATGTCTCTGAAGCTTTAAGCTGA
- the LOC110647602 gene encoding auxin-responsive protein IAA32: protein MESNTSGFFLNSSTLHSVNYQAKEDDGIIDLGLSLRTLQPEAYHPSGHFMSQEGYGELMSWPQANPSLKHSNSGYQGITQEECDEDAEGVQSKENWAYVKVNMDGVVVGRKIRILDHGGYSSLAIQLEDMFGRHSATGLRLFQPGSEFCLFYKDREENWRTVGDVPWKEFVESVKRLRIAQRK, encoded by the exons ATGGAGTCCAACACATCAGGCTTCTTTCTGAATTCTTCAACTCTTCACTCAGTTAACTATCAGGCAAAGGAAGACGATGGTATTATCGATCTGGGTCTTAGTCTCAGAACCTTGCAACCTGAAGCTTATCATCCATCAGGACATT TCATGAGTCAGGAGGGGTATGGTGAACTGATGTCCTGGCCTCAAGCAAATCCGTCGTTGAAACATTCGAATTCAGGATATCAAGGAATTACACAAGAAGAATGTGATGAGGATGCAGAGGGGGTGCAAAGCAAAGAAAATTGGGCTTATGTAAAGGTAAACATGGATGGGGTAGTTGTTGGCAGGAAAATTCGCATACTAGATCATGGTGGTTACTCCAGCCTTGCAATTCAACTAGAAGACATGTTTG GAAGACATTCTGCAACTGGGCTAAGGCTGTTCCAGCCAGGCTCTGAATTCTGCTTGTTTTACAAGGACAGGGAGGAGAACTGGAGGACTGTTGGTGATGTCCCTTGGAA GGAGTTTGTGGAAAGTGTGAAACGTCTAAGGATTGCACAAAGAAAGTGA
- the LOC110647608 gene encoding elongator complex protein 2, with translation MYTNNSGNSSEGEVEVKRLFIGAGCNRIVNNVSWGACDLVSFGAQNAVAIFCPKTAQILITLPGHKASVNCTHWIPSNKFAFRAKYLEQHFLLSGDADGAIILWELSLADKKWRQVLQLPKSHKKGVTCITGIMVSQTEAIFASTSSDGAVYIWELILPSSTGGECKLSCLETLFVGSKPMVSLSLAELPGNSGYIVLAMGGLDSKVHLYCGERTGKFIHACELKAHTDWIRSLDFSLPIFMDGEANSILLVSSSQDKGIRIWKMALRGSIASDEGTCKKEEISLASYIEGPVLVTGSSSYQISLESLLIGHEDWVYSVEWQPPSTESAEGTTYHQPQSILSASMDKTMMIWQPERKTGIWMNVVTVGELSHSALGFYGGHWSSDGKAILAHGYGGAFHMWKNVGVNMDNWQPEKVPSGHFAGVTDIAWAMSSEYILSVSHDQTTRIFAPWKNEASSPNRESWHEIARPQIHGHDINCVSIIQGKGNHRFVSGADEKVSRVFEAPLSFLKTLNHATSHRSTSPEDLQVDVQILGANMSALGLSQKPIYVRSLHETLDRNMSGGLDTLESIPDAVPVVLTEPPIEDQLAYNTLWPESHKLYGHGNELFSLCCDHEGKLVASSCKAQSASVAEIWLWQVGSWKAVGRLQSHSLTVTQMEFSHDNSMLLAVSRDRQFSIFTIQRTGVDEVGYQLLARQEAHKRIIWSCSWNPFGHEFATGSRDKTVKIWAVERESSIKQLMTLPQFKSSVTALSWVGIDRQRNLGLLAVGMEDGLIELWSLTTRRSEDAGPGVAATLSIRLDPYMCHVSSVNRMSWRNHEMSEDSTSLQLASCGADHCVRVFEVIVN, from the exons ATGTATACGAATAATAGTGGTAATAGTAGTGAAGGTGAAGTTGAAGTGAAGAGACTGTTTATAGGAGCAGGTTGCAACAGAATAGTGAACAACGTCTCGTGGGGAGCCTGTGATTTGGTTTCTTTCGGTGCTCAAAATGCCGTTGCTATTTTCTGCCCCAAG ACTGCTCAGATTTTGATTACTCTTCCCGGTCATAAGGCCTCCGTCAATTGCACCCACTGGATTCCAAGCAATAAGTTTGCTTTTAGAG CAAAATACTTGGAGCAGCATTTTCTGCTCTCTGGAGATGCTGATGGTGCCATTATTCTATGGGAATTATCTCTTGCGGACAAAAAG TGGAGACAAGTGTTACAATTGCCAAAATCACACAAGAAGGGTGTTACGTGCATCACTGGAATCATGGTTTCTCAAACTGAAGCAATCTTTGCATCTACTTCTTCTGATGGTGCAGTTTATATATGGGAACTAATCCTCCCTTCTTCTACTGGAG GTGAATGCAAATTGTCATGTCTAGAGACCCTCTTTGTTGGTTCAAAGCCTATGGTGTCTCTGTCATTGGCAGAATTACCTGGAAATTCTGGGTATATAGTCCTTGCAATGGGGGGACTAGATAGCAAGGTTCATCTTTACTGTGGAGAGAGGACTGGAAAG TTTATTCATGCTTGTGAGTTAAAAGCACATACTGATTGGATCCGGAGTTTGGACTTCTCATTACCTATATTTATGGATGGTGAGGCAAATAGCATTCTGCTAGTAAGTTCGTCTCAAGACAAAGGCATACGCATATGGAAGATGGCTTTAAGGGGTTCCATAGCCAGTGATGAGGGTACATGCAAGAAAGAGGAAATAAGTCTGGCATCTTACATTGAAGGTCCTGTACTCGTAACTGGCTCATCCTCTTATCAGATATCATTAGAATCTCTTCTAATTGGACATGAGGATTGGGTGTACTCAGTAGAGTGGCAACCCCCTTCAACTGAATCTGCCGAAGGGACTACCTATCATCAACCTCAAAGCATTTTATCTGCTTCAATGGACAAGACCATGATGATATGGCAACCTGAAAGGAAAACTGGTATCTGGATGAATGTGGTCACTGTTGGGGAGTTGAGTCATTCTGCTCTAGGGTTTTACGGGGGTCACTGGAGCTCAGATGGAAAAGCAATTTTAGCACATGGATATGGTGGAGCTTTCCATATGTGGAAAAATGTTGGTGTCAACATGGATAATTGGCAACCAGAAAAGGTTCCATCTGGGCACTTTGCTGGAGTGACAGACATTGCTTGGGCCATGTCTAGTGAATACATATTATCAGTTAGTCATGACCAG ACAACTCGTATTTTTGCCCCATGGAAAAATGAAGCTTCGTCTCCAAATAGGGAGTCCTGGCATGAAATTGCTCGCCCTCAAATTCATGGTCATGACATTAACTGTGTCTCCATCATCCAAGGAAAGGGGAACCATCGATTTGTTAGTGGGGCAGATGAGAAAGTTTCTAGAGTTTTTGAAGCTCCTTTATCTTTTTTGAAGACATTGAATCATGCCACTTCTCATAGGTCTACTTCTCCTGAAGACCTCCAAGTAGATGTTCAGATTTTGGGTGCGAATATGTCTGCTCTTGGTCTGTCACAAAAACCTATTTACGTGCGGT CTCTGCATGAGACTCTAGACAGAAATATGAGCGGTGGTCTTGACACCCTTGAAAGCATTCCTGATGCAGTTCCAGTTGTATTGACGGAACCTCCCATTGAAGATCAACTGGCATACAATACTCTATGGCCAGAGTCTCACAAACTTTATGGTCATGGAAATGAGTTGTTCTCTTTATGCTGTGATCATGAGGGGAAGCTTGTGGCTTCATCATGCAAG GCCCAATCAGCATCAGTAGCAGAAATATGGCTATGGCAAGTGGGTTCATGGAAAGCAGTTGGTCGCCTGCAGTCTCATAGCTTAACAGTGACACAGATGGAATTCTCTCATGATAACAGTATGCTTTTGGCTGTCTCAAGAGATCGTCAATTCTCCATTTTCACAATCCAAAGAACAG gaGTGGATGAGGTTGGTTATCAGCTTCTAGCAAGGCAGGAGGCGCACAAAAGGATTATATGGTCATGTTCTTGGAATCCATTTGGTCATGAATTTGCAACTGGTTCCAGGGACAAGACAGTGAAGATCTGGGCCGTAGAGAGAGAATCTTCAATAAAACAATTGATGACTTTGCCACAATTCAAAAGCAGTGTCACTGCCTTGTCTTGGGTTGGTATTGATCGTCAAAGAAACCTCGGGTTACTAGCAGTTGGAATGGAAGATGGACTCATTGAACTTTGGAGTCTTACTACCAGAAGATCTGAGGATGCAGGGCCAGGGGTAGCTGCTACACTTTCCATACGGCTTGATCCATACATGTGCCATGTATCTTCTGTGAACCGTATGTCTTGGAGAAACCACGAAATGAGTGAAGATTCCACGAGTTTGCAACTAGCTTCTTGTGGAGCTGATCATTGTGTGAGAGTGTTCGAGGTGATTGTCAATTAA